The Oncorhynchus masou masou isolate Uvic2021 chromosome 6, UVic_Omas_1.1, whole genome shotgun sequence genome has a window encoding:
- the LOC135541162 gene encoding neurexophilin-2-like — protein sequence MKVLGWTIVILSQWILRKAQGLEKQVAKGYPGLDLGPAGSVMKTLPYGMGEGAVGTGGGAKPPYQTTSRIFSTSMDGVGNPPMKPPLKTPTYSFFNPYDWARNQSLLLDQTGYRNKRKPSLKTAQKTKKIFGWGDFYFNVKTMKFSLLVTGKIVDHINGTFTVYFRHNSSSLGNVSVSIVPPTKVVEFEVLQHHQPGLHAQLHPELTQITQQQTPHQSTIDPKEIKTFNCRVEYEKTNRSKKPKPCLYDPSQTCFSEHTQSHAAWLCAKPFKVICIFISFFSIDYKLVQKVCPDYNFQSDHPYLG from the coding sequence gCACAGGGACTGGAGAAGCAGGTGGCCAAGGGCTACCCTGGACTAGACCTGGGTCCAGCAGGCTCAGTGATGAAGACGCTACCGTATGGTATGGGAGAGGGAGCCGTCGGCACCGGCGGAGGGGCCAAACCCCCATACCAAACCACCTCCCGCATCTTCTCCACCAGCATGGACGGGGTCGGCAACCCGCCCATGAAGCCTCCTCTGAAAACCCCAACCTACAGCTTCTTTAACCCCTACGACTGGGCTCGTAATCAGTCGCTCCTACTCGACCAGACAGGCTACCGCAACAAACGCAAACCCTCACTTAAGACGGCCCAGAAGACCAAGAAGATCTTCGGCTGGGGGGATTTCTACTTCAACGTGAAGACCATGAAGTTCAGCCTCTTGGTCACGGGGAAGATCGTGGACCACATAAACGGCACGTTCACCGTCTACTTCCGCCACAACTCGTCCAGTCTCGGTAACGTCTCTGTCAGTATTGTCCCTCCCACCAAGGTGGTGGAGTTCGAGGTGTTGCAGCACCACCAACCAGGCCTCCACGCTCAGCTCCACCCAGAGCTCACCcagatcacccaacaacagaCCCCGCACCAGTCCACCATCGACCCCAAAGAGATAAAGACCTTCAACTGCCGGGTGGAGTACGAGAAGACCAACCGTTCCAAGAAGCCCAAGCCCTGCCTCTACGACCCCTCCCAGACCTGCTTCTCAGAGCACACTCAGTCCCATGCCGCCTGGCTCTGCGCCAAACCATTTAAAGTCATCTGCATCTTCATCTCCTTCTTCAGTATCGATTATAAGCTTGTGCAGAAAGTGTGTCCAGACTACAACTTCCAGAGTGATCATCCTTACCTTGGATAA